One part of the Roseomonas gilardii genome encodes these proteins:
- a CDS encoding putative quinol monooxygenase codes for MPQTRFVVLAEFRLKPEGRARFIALARADAQGSVANEPGCRQFDLLLSEEDETLAVLHEVYDSRAAFETHLTMPHYLPFRDGVPDLVTGRSVRFFQQDAG; via the coding sequence ATGCCGCAGACCCGCTTCGTCGTGCTCGCCGAATTCCGCCTGAAGCCCGAGGGTCGCGCCCGCTTCATCGCGCTCGCCCGCGCCGACGCTCAGGGCTCCGTCGCCAACGAACCCGGCTGCCGCCAGTTCGACCTGCTCCTCTCGGAAGAGGACGAGACCCTCGCCGTGCTGCACGAGGTCTATGACAGCCGCGCCGCCTTCGAGACCCACCTGACCATGCCGCACTACCTGCCCTTCCGCGACGGCGTGCCGGACCTCGTCACCGGCAGGAGCGTTCGCTTCTTCCAGCAGGACGCCGGCTGA
- a CDS encoding MerR family transcriptional regulator → MKIGDLSRRTGLTAHTLRYYERIGLLPRASRDSSRQREYDASILPWIEFVGRLRRTGMPVREMVRYATLRPQGIASEPEREALLRRHREHVRQQMAELQACLSVLDSKIADYGDHPRMEQTDDADTSRGRKPLRTGPARPR, encoded by the coding sequence ATGAAGATCGGCGACCTGTCCAGGCGCACCGGGCTGACGGCCCATACGCTGCGCTACTATGAACGGATCGGGTTGCTGCCAAGGGCATCGCGGGATTCGTCGAGGCAGCGCGAATACGACGCCTCGATCCTGCCCTGGATCGAGTTCGTCGGACGTCTGCGGCGGACCGGCATGCCGGTCCGGGAGATGGTCCGGTATGCCACGCTGCGCCCGCAGGGGATCGCGAGCGAGCCGGAACGGGAGGCCCTCCTCCGCCGGCACCGCGAGCATGTCCGGCAGCAGATGGCCGAACTCCAGGCGTGCCTGTCCGTCCTCGACAGCAAGATCGCCGACTACGGCGATCATCCCAGGATGGAGCAAACCGATGACGCCGACACATCCCGAGGCCGGAAGCCGCTACGAACGGGGCCTGCGCGCCCTCGCTGA
- a CDS encoding carboxymuconolactone decarboxylase family protein gives MTPTHPEAGSRYERGLRALAEIDGHAGQAVIDSLAGIAPDFARYLLEFPFGDIYSRPGLDLRSREIATVAALTAMGNAAPQLRVHIQAGLNVGLSQDEIVEIIMQMAVYAGFPAALNGLAAAREVFATRPG, from the coding sequence ATGACGCCGACACATCCCGAGGCCGGAAGCCGCTACGAACGGGGCCTGCGCGCCCTCGCTGAGATCGATGGCCATGCCGGACAGGCCGTCATCGATTCGCTGGCCGGCATCGCGCCGGACTTCGCGCGCTACCTGCTCGAATTCCCGTTCGGGGACATCTATTCCCGCCCCGGGCTCGATCTCCGGAGCCGCGAGATCGCGACCGTCGCCGCGCTGACGGCGATGGGAAACGCGGCGCCGCAGTTGCGGGTGCATATCCAGGCGGGGCTGAACGTGGGGCTGAGCCAGGACGAGATCGTCGAGATCATCATGCAGATGGCGGTCTATGCGGGCTTCCCGGCGGCGCTGAACGGGCTGGCCGCCGCCAGGGAGGTCTTCGCGACACGCCCTGGCTGA
- a CDS encoding glutathione peroxidase, producing MAGIDGFTARTLRGEEVSLADYAGQVLLIVNTASKCGFTPQYAGLEALYRTYSGRGLAVLGFPCNQFGGQEPGGEAEIADFCSTTYDVTFPVFAKVEVNGPGAHPLFQWLKSAQRGVLGTEAIKWNFTKFLVDREGAVVDRFAPTTKPAELEKRIEALL from the coding sequence ATGGCCGGGATCGACGGGTTCACCGCGAGGACGCTGCGGGGGGAGGAGGTTTCCCTGGCGGATTACGCGGGGCAGGTGCTGCTGATCGTGAACACCGCGAGCAAATGCGGCTTCACCCCGCAATATGCGGGACTGGAGGCACTGTACCGGACGTATTCGGGGCGGGGCCTCGCGGTGCTGGGCTTTCCCTGCAACCAGTTCGGCGGGCAGGAGCCGGGCGGCGAGGCGGAGATCGCGGATTTCTGCAGCACCACCTATGACGTCACCTTTCCGGTTTTCGCCAAGGTGGAAGTGAACGGGCCGGGGGCGCATCCGCTGTTCCAGTGGCTCAAGAGCGCGCAGCGGGGCGTGCTAGGCACCGAGGCGATCAAGTGGAACTTCACCAAGTTCCTGGTGGACCGGGAGGGGGCGGTGGTGGACCGCTTCGCGCCCACGACGAAGCCCGCCGAGCTGGAGAAGCGGATCGAGGCGCTGCTGTAG